Proteins co-encoded in one Prunus persica cultivar Lovell chromosome G6, Prunus_persica_NCBIv2, whole genome shotgun sequence genomic window:
- the LOC18772503 gene encoding 14-3-3-like protein GF14 kappa: MASAVPETLSREQYVYLAKLAEQAERYEEMVSFMEKLVVGSTAAGTELTVEERNLLSVAYKNVIGSLRAAWRIVSSIEQKEEGRRNEEHVALVKQYRSKVETELSAICAGILELLEKHLVPSASTGESKVFYLKMKGDYHRYLAEFKNGDERKTAAEDTMVAYKAAQDIALADLAPTHPIRLGLALNFSVFYYEILNSSEKACSMAKQAFEEAIAELDTLGEESYKDSTLIMQLLRDNLTLWTSDLQEQMDEA; the protein is encoded by the exons ATGGCTTCCGCAGTGCCCGAAACCCTAAGCCGAGAACAGTATGTGTACCTGGCCAAGCTCGCCGAGCAAGCCGAGCGCTACGAGGAGATGGTGAGCTTCATGGAGAAGCTGGTGGTGGGGTCCACCGCCGCCGGGACTGAACTGACGGTCGAGGAGCGCAACCTGCTCAGTGTCGCCTACAAGAACGTCATCGGCTCGCTCCGGGCGGCTTGGCGCATAGTGTCATCGATCGAGCAGAAGGAGGAGGGACGCCGGAACGAGGAACACGTGGCGCTCGTCAAGCAGTACAGATCCAAGGTCGAGACTGAGCTCTCGGCCATCTGCGCCGGAATTCTCGAGCTCCTGGAGAAGCACCTTGTTCCATCGGCTTCTACTGGAGAGTCCAAGGTCTTCTACTTGAAGATGAAGGGCGATTATCATCGATACCTCGCTGAGTTTAAAAATGGCGATGAGAGAAAAACCGCTGCTGAGGACACCATGGTTGCTTACAAGGCTGCTCag GATATTGCGCTGGCTGATTTGGCGCCTACGCATCCGATAAGGTTGGGGCTGGCGCTCAATTTCTCGGTGTTTTACTACGAGATCCTTAATTCCTCAGAGAAAGCTTGTAGCATGGCTAAACAG GCTTTTGAGGAAGCTATTGCTGAGCTTGATACGCTGGGAGAGGAATCATACAAAGACAGCACCCTTATCATGCAACTGCTGAGGGACAACCTCACTCTTTGGACTTCAGATTTGCAG GAGCAGATGGATGAGGCTTAA
- the LOC18775347 gene encoding cyclin-D2-1, whose product MADSFDCANSNLLCAENSDTCFDDLNSNTIDDLGLFPSMPHIINNTHNQDPSFNHNRSKSMIDFPLQSEEGVSSMVKRESEHFPRDDYLKRLRNGDLDLGSRREALDWISKARAHYSFGPLSVCLSMNYLDRFLSLYELPRGKAWAVQLLAVACLSIAAKVEETTVPQSVDLQVGDPKFVFEAKTILRMELLVMSTLKWRMQACTPYSFIDYFLSKISDDQHPSTSSICRSEQLILSTIRGIDFLEFRPSEIAAAVAICISGETQAVDIDKAISCFMHVDKVRVLKCLELMKDLSLISGSANRGSASASSVPQSPVGVLDAACLSYKSDEFTVGSCANSSHKSPDIKRRKPDNPSKMDSQS is encoded by the exons ATGGCAGACAGCTTTGACTGTGCCAACTCAAACCTTCTTTGTGCAGAAAACTCAGATACCTGCTTTGATGATCTTAATTCTAATACCATAGATGACTTGGGGCTTTTCCCTTCAATGCCCCATATAATCAATAATACCCACAATCAAGACCCCAGTTTTAATCATAATAGATCCAAATCTATGATAGATTTTCCGTTACAGAGTGAAGAAGGGGTTAGTTCAATGGTTAAGAGGGAGAGTGAGCATTTTCCCAGAGACGATTACCTCAAGAGACTGCGCAATGGGGACTTGGACTTAGGCAGTAGAAGAGAGGCCCTTGATTGGATTTCGAAG GCTCGTGCCCATTACAGTTTTGGACCATTGAGTGTTTGTCTATCTATGAACTACTTGGATCGCTTCCTTTCTCTTTATGAATTGCCT AGAGGTAAAGCCTGGGCCGTGCAATTGCTAGCTGTGGCTTGTTTATCAATAGCAGCCAAGGTGGAGGAGACTACTGTACCCCAGTCTGTGGATTTACAG GTTGGAGATCCCAAGTTTGTGTTTGAAGCTAAAACTATACTAAGAATGGAGCTTCTTGTGATGAGCACTCTAAAGTGGAGAATGCAAGCTTGTACTCCCTACTCTTTCATTGACTACTTCCTCAGCAAGATAAGTGATGATCAACATCCGTCAACATCATCTATCTGTAGATCAGAACAACTCATATTGAGCACAAtaagag GTATTGACTTCTTGGAATTCAGGCCTTCTGAAATTGCTGCAGCAGTGGCAATTTGTATTTCAGGAGAAACACAAGCAGTAGACATTGATAAGGCCATTTCTTGTTTCATGCATGTAGACAAG GTAAGAGTGTTGAAGTGTCTTGAACTGATGAAAGATTTGTCATTGATCAGTGGTTCTGCTAATAGGGGAAGCGCCTCTGCTTCATCCGTACCCCAAAGTCCGGTTGGGGTGTTGGATGCTGCATGCTTGAGCTATAAAAGTGATGAATTTACAGTTGGGTCGTGTGCAAATTCTTCACATAAAAGTCCAGACATTAAGAGGAGGAAACCAGACAATCCGTCTAAAATGGACTCCCAGTCATGA
- the LOC18772716 gene encoding protein CURVATURE THYLAKOID 1D, chloroplastic: MELCTATTQAISNLPNHHKLLITNPTTNITSKPSLPLRQTSLSRNSIRLHSRLLLRRATTSEETPSGGNPYAGEERDSVISLEDVPPPENNFYNRTWTEEAPKEDSTVDGVDGQTQISEFFNNLDIKLDSDDTYSVLIYGGGALFALWLASAVVGAIDSIPLFPKLLEVVGLGYTIWFSTRYLIFKENREELFAKIQVLKQQVLGSDDD; encoded by the exons ATGGAGCTTTGTACAGCTACTACCCAAGCCATCTCCAACCTTCCAAACCACCACAAGCTTCTGATCACAAACCCTACCACCAACATCACATCCAAACCCTCACTCCCTCTCAGACAAACCTCACTCTCACGCAACTCTATCAGGCTTCACTCTC gATTGCTTTTGCGAAGAGCAACAACATCAGAGGAAACACCAAGTGGGGGAAATCCTTATGCCGGTGAAGAGCGAGATAGTGTAATATCATTGGAAGATGTTCCACCAcctgaaaataatttttacaaTCGAACTTGGACAGAAGAAGCACCCAAAGAAGACTCAACTGTGGACGGCGTGGATGGCCAAACGCAGATATCTGAGTTTTTCAATAACCTTGACATAAAG TTGGACAGTGATGATACGTATTCCGTTCTAATTTATGGTGGTGGTGCCTTGTTTGCCCTGTGGCTAGCATCAGCTGTTGTTGGAGCTATTGATTCTATTCCATTG TTCCCCAAGTTGCTGGAAGTTGTGGGTCTTGGATACACAATCTGGTTCAGCACTCGGTATCTGATATTCAAG GAAAACAGGGAGGAGTTGTTTGCtaaaattcaggttcttaaGCAGCAGGTTCTTGGGTCAGATGATGACTGA